A DNA window from Kitasatospora viridis contains the following coding sequences:
- a CDS encoding FAD/NAD(P)-binding protein gives MEASTLRVCIVGAGPRGLSVLERLCANERKSAAHPAVVVHVVDPSAPGPGRVWRVAQSTQLLMNTVASQITVYTDHSVEMEGPVESGPSLYEWAVATRAAAPAGAGRDESLRAELAALGPDSYPTRSLYGRYLSDAFREIVAGAPEHISVRVHRSRAVTVDTVDGAQVVTLQDGTRLDALDAVVLAQGHVPAVPVRAERELERTAQHLGLLYVPPANPADVDLAVIAPGQSVLLRGLGLNFFDYMALLTTGRGGRFEQSGDGLVYHPSGREPRLFAGSRRGVPYHARGENEKGAYGRHEPGLLIPEVVAELRQRAASGDPLIFSADLWPLIAREVQGVYYGALLAARGETEEAKHFAPRYLTVQAGQEEEALLADFGITPADHWDWTRIAYPYQDRTFTDRRDFHDWLLPYMEQDVREARAGNVSGPLKAALDVLRDLRNEIRLVVDHGGLEGRSHREELEGWYTPLNAFLSIGPPASRIEEMAALIRAGLLEVVGPGMRLVVDQDRAAFTAHSDRVGGAPVSASVLIEARLPEPDLRRTADPLLAYLKATGQCSTYRIPGNDGRSYETGGLAVTERPYRVIDAQGMAHPRRFAFGIPTESVHWVTAAGIRPGVNSVTLADSDAIARTLLALTPVPGRPTDRPVALVELRG, from the coding sequence GTGGAAGCGAGCACTTTGCGCGTATGCATCGTCGGCGCCGGGCCGCGCGGACTCTCCGTCCTAGAACGGCTCTGTGCCAACGAGCGGAAGTCGGCCGCGCACCCGGCCGTGGTCGTCCACGTGGTCGACCCGTCGGCCCCCGGCCCGGGACGGGTCTGGCGGGTCGCGCAGTCGACCCAGTTGCTGATGAACACGGTGGCCTCCCAGATCACCGTCTACACCGACCACAGCGTGGAGATGGAGGGGCCGGTCGAGAGCGGCCCCAGCCTGTACGAATGGGCGGTGGCGACCCGTGCCGCCGCGCCGGCCGGCGCCGGCCGCGACGAGTCCCTGCGGGCCGAACTGGCCGCCCTGGGGCCCGACTCCTACCCCACCCGCTCGCTCTACGGGCGCTACCTCAGCGACGCGTTCCGCGAGATCGTCGCCGGCGCGCCCGAGCACATCTCCGTCCGGGTGCACCGCTCCCGGGCGGTCACCGTGGACACCGTGGACGGCGCGCAGGTCGTCACCCTGCAGGACGGCACCCGCCTGGACGCCCTGGACGCGGTGGTGCTGGCCCAGGGGCACGTGCCGGCCGTGCCGGTGCGCGCGGAGCGGGAGTTGGAGCGGACCGCGCAGCACCTCGGCCTGCTCTACGTGCCGCCCGCGAACCCGGCGGACGTGGACCTGGCCGTGATCGCCCCCGGGCAGTCGGTGCTGCTGCGCGGGCTCGGCCTCAACTTCTTCGACTACATGGCCCTGCTGACCACCGGTCGGGGCGGCCGGTTCGAGCAGAGCGGGGACGGGCTGGTCTACCACCCCTCCGGCCGGGAGCCCCGACTGTTCGCCGGCTCGCGCCGCGGCGTCCCGTACCACGCGCGCGGGGAGAACGAGAAGGGCGCGTACGGCCGCCACGAGCCCGGCCTGCTGATTCCGGAGGTCGTCGCCGAACTGCGCCAGCGGGCCGCCTCCGGCGATCCGTTGATCTTCAGCGCGGACCTGTGGCCGCTGATCGCCCGGGAGGTGCAGGGCGTCTACTACGGCGCGCTGCTGGCCGCCCGCGGCGAGACCGAGGAGGCCAAGCACTTCGCCCCCCGCTACCTCACCGTCCAGGCCGGGCAGGAGGAGGAGGCGCTGCTGGCCGACTTCGGCATCACCCCCGCCGACCACTGGGACTGGACCCGGATCGCCTACCCGTACCAGGACCGCACCTTCACCGACCGCCGGGACTTCCACGACTGGCTGCTGCCGTACATGGAGCAGGACGTCCGGGAGGCCCGGGCCGGCAACGTCAGCGGGCCGCTCAAGGCCGCCCTGGACGTGCTGCGCGACCTGCGCAACGAGATCCGGCTGGTGGTGGACCACGGCGGCCTCGAAGGGCGCTCGCACCGCGAGGAGTTGGAGGGGTGGTACACCCCGCTCAACGCCTTCCTGTCGATCGGTCCGCCGGCCTCCCGGATCGAGGAGATGGCGGCGCTGATCCGGGCCGGCCTGCTGGAGGTCGTCGGTCCCGGCATGCGGCTGGTCGTGGACCAGGACCGGGCGGCCTTCACCGCGCACTCCGACCGGGTCGGCGGCGCACCGGTGTCCGCCTCGGTGCTGATCGAGGCCCGGCTGCCGGAGCCGGACCTGCGGCGCACCGCCGACCCGCTGCTGGCCTACCTCAAGGCCACCGGCCAGTGCAGCACCTACCGCATCCCCGGCAACGACGGACGCAGCTACGAGACCGGCGGGCTCGCGGTCACCGAGCGCCCGTACCGGGTGATCGACGCCCAGGGCATGGCGCACCCGCGGCGCTTCGCCTTCGGCATCCCGACGGAGTCCGTGCACTGGGTGACCGCGGCGGGGATCCGACCCGGCGTCAACTCGGTCACCCTCGCCGACTCCGACGCGATCGCCCGCACCCTGCTGGCCCTGACCCCGGTCCCGGGCCGGCCGACGGACCGGCCGGTCGCCCTGGTGGAGCTCCGGGGCTGA
- a CDS encoding nucleobase:cation symporter-2 family protein — MPESVRPAESEATTHPGAVHPVDERLPARRLVPAALQHIAAMYAGVVAPPLIIGPACGLDARDQTFLIAASLLVAGAATMLQTLGLGRFVGNRLPFVNAASSAGIGPMLAIADQSHGTHRLPTILGAVMIAGAFCLLVGPFFGRLMRFFPHQVIGVVITLIGVTLIPVPVQWARGGSAAAPDFNSLGNLALAGFTLVVIIAMQRFFTGFLKQIALLLGMLVGTLAAIPFGKVNTGAFTNAATVALPTPFRFGAPEFQPAAIVSMCIVMLVLMTESSAGMLAIGEITDRTVDRSTVTRGLRTDGVATFLGSMFGSCATSAFAQNVGVVQLTRVRSRFVVASAGLVLVVLGLFPKLGAAVALVPMPVLGGAGIVLFGTIAVGGIRSLVKINLDDAPNIVIIAVSLAVGIIPLAAPDVRDVHGVLVTPGIYHDFPSWAQTILGSGISAGALTAVLLNLVFNHLGARRRAAAAEHAVAVR; from the coding sequence ATGCCCGAATCCGTCCGCCCAGCGGAGTCGGAAGCCACGACCCACCCCGGTGCCGTCCACCCCGTCGACGAACGACTTCCAGCGCGCCGCCTGGTGCCCGCTGCCCTGCAGCACATCGCCGCCATGTACGCCGGCGTGGTCGCCCCGCCGCTGATCATCGGCCCGGCCTGCGGGCTGGACGCCCGCGACCAGACCTTCCTGATCGCCGCCAGCCTGCTGGTGGCCGGGGCCGCGACCATGCTGCAGACCCTCGGCCTCGGCAGATTCGTCGGCAACCGGCTGCCCTTCGTCAACGCCGCCTCCTCGGCCGGCATCGGCCCGATGCTGGCGATCGCCGACCAGTCGCACGGCACCCACCGGCTGCCCACCATCCTCGGCGCGGTGATGATCGCGGGAGCCTTCTGCCTGCTGGTCGGACCGTTCTTCGGCCGGCTGATGCGGTTCTTCCCGCACCAGGTGATCGGCGTGGTGATCACCCTGATCGGCGTCACGCTGATCCCGGTCCCGGTGCAGTGGGCCCGCGGCGGCAGCGCCGCCGCGCCCGACTTCAACTCGCTGGGCAACCTGGCGCTGGCCGGCTTCACCCTGGTGGTGATCATCGCCATGCAGCGGTTCTTCACCGGCTTCCTGAAGCAGATCGCGCTGCTTCTCGGCATGCTGGTCGGCACCCTGGCCGCGATCCCGTTCGGCAAGGTGAACACCGGCGCCTTCACCAACGCCGCCACCGTCGCACTGCCCACCCCGTTCCGGTTCGGCGCCCCGGAGTTCCAGCCGGCCGCGATCGTCTCGATGTGCATCGTGATGCTGGTGCTGATGACCGAGAGCTCGGCCGGCATGCTGGCGATCGGCGAGATCACCGACCGCACGGTGGACCGCTCCACCGTCACCCGGGGCCTGCGCACCGACGGCGTGGCCACCTTCCTCGGCTCGATGTTCGGCTCCTGCGCCACCAGCGCTTTCGCGCAGAACGTCGGCGTGGTGCAGCTGACCCGGGTGCGCAGCCGGTTCGTGGTGGCGTCGGCCGGCCTGGTGCTGGTCGTGCTGGGGCTCTTCCCGAAGCTCGGCGCGGCCGTCGCGCTGGTGCCGATGCCGGTGCTCGGCGGCGCCGGGATCGTGCTCTTCGGCACCATCGCGGTGGGCGGCATCCGCTCGCTGGTCAAGATCAACCTGGACGACGCGCCGAACATCGTGATCATCGCGGTCTCGCTGGCCGTCGGCATCATCCCGCTGGCCGCGCCGGACGTCCGGGACGTGCACGGGGTGCTGGTCACCCCGGGCATCTACCACGACTTCCCGTCCTGGGCGCAGACCATCCTGGGCAGCGGGATCAGCGCCGGCGCGCTCACCGCCGTGCTGCTCAACCTGGTCTTCAACCACCTGGGCGCCCGCCGCCGGGCAGCGGCCGCGGAGCACGCGGTGGCGGTCCGCTAG
- a CDS encoding DUF5995 family protein codes for MSTEPAPAPLTALPESVDEVIQRMKRIDAELPATDGVACFNRMYLTVTELVAAKLTEGFFQDGAFIERMDVIFAGLYFRNVDAAAAGRPVNPAWEPLIADRGKGDRLWPIQFAMAGMNAHINHDLALAVVLTCQERRTSPDAAPVHADYQKVDQLLAQVEVQVREEFEPERLRLATADAQALEHLLSDCTIDGARDAAWLSAQSLWVERELPFAFDLSCDALARTVGVAGHLLLTPVAPPSAR; via the coding sequence ATGAGCACCGAGCCGGCCCCGGCGCCCCTGACCGCGCTCCCGGAGTCGGTGGACGAGGTGATCCAGCGGATGAAGCGGATCGACGCCGAGCTGCCCGCCACGGACGGCGTCGCCTGCTTCAACCGGATGTACCTCACGGTCACCGAGCTGGTCGCCGCCAAGCTGACCGAGGGCTTCTTCCAGGACGGCGCGTTCATCGAGCGGATGGACGTGATCTTCGCGGGGCTGTACTTCCGCAACGTGGACGCGGCCGCGGCCGGCCGCCCGGTGAACCCGGCCTGGGAGCCGCTGATCGCCGACCGCGGCAAGGGGGACCGGCTCTGGCCGATCCAGTTCGCGATGGCCGGCATGAACGCCCACATCAACCACGACCTGGCGCTCGCCGTGGTGCTCACCTGCCAGGAGCGGCGGACCAGCCCGGACGCCGCGCCGGTGCACGCCGACTACCAGAAGGTGGACCAGCTGCTCGCCCAGGTGGAGGTCCAGGTGCGGGAGGAGTTCGAGCCCGAGCGGCTCCGGCTCGCCACCGCCGACGCGCAGGCGCTGGAGCACCTGCTCTCCGACTGCACCATCGACGGTGCGCGCGACGCCGCCTGGCTCTCGGCCCAGTCGCTCTGGGTCGAGCGCGAACTCCCGTTCGCCTTCGACCTCTCCTGCGACGCGCTGGCCCGGACGGTCGGCGTGGCGGGCCACCTGCTGCTGACCCCGGTGGCCCCGCCGTCCGCCCGGTGA
- a CDS encoding GNAT family N-acetyltransferase: MTEHQQQPSAEQSAPFETPTETSFETVELATYTPEDWRGIVGEEPDPVGIAHLELTWRPKEQHLGLRAGERLVAHAGWVEVPVELGGRVLRVAGLGGVAVAPDLRRRGLAGTVVTAAMAHARAAGLTHGLLFCWPRLFPLYGGLGWQQVAGGVRIEQPDGPIAMPMSAMWAPLADGAEWSEGEVRLRSLPF; the protein is encoded by the coding sequence ATGACGGAGCACCAGCAGCAGCCCTCGGCCGAGCAGTCGGCGCCGTTCGAGACGCCGACCGAGACGTCGTTCGAGACGGTGGAGCTGGCGACCTACACGCCCGAGGACTGGCGGGGGATCGTCGGCGAGGAGCCCGACCCGGTCGGCATCGCGCACCTGGAGCTGACCTGGCGGCCGAAGGAGCAGCACCTGGGCCTGCGGGCGGGCGAGCGGCTGGTGGCGCACGCGGGCTGGGTCGAGGTGCCGGTCGAGCTGGGCGGCAGGGTGCTGCGGGTGGCCGGGCTCGGCGGCGTGGCGGTGGCCCCGGACCTGCGCCGGCGCGGGCTGGCCGGCACGGTGGTCACGGCGGCGATGGCGCACGCCCGCGCGGCCGGCCTCACCCACGGCCTGCTCTTCTGCTGGCCCCGCCTGTTCCCGCTGTACGGCGGCCTGGGCTGGCAGCAGGTGGCGGGCGGGGTGCGGATCGAGCAGCCCGACGGCCCGATCGCCATGCCGATGAGCGCGATGTGGGCGCCGCTGGCCGACGGGGCCGAGTGGTCCGAGGGCGAGGTCCGGCTGCGCTCGCTGCCGTTCTGA
- a CDS encoding GNAT family N-acetyltransferase, which produces MLRGEKILLRARYADDVPLLHRELHDDIAARVRTTDRPWRPCQVDGAASPFAPAGPTPEAAVFSVLEMPAGSDDPADGVLAGAASLWGIDQYNRGAHLGISILPSRRGRGLGTDVVRVLCEFGFTVEGLRRLQMETLEDNTAMITAATRAGFTVEGRLRRSAWVYGEFRDEVLLGLLVEEWKGGAATRA; this is translated from the coding sequence ATGCTTCGTGGCGAGAAGATCCTGCTCAGGGCCCGGTACGCGGACGACGTGCCGCTGCTCCACCGTGAGCTGCACGACGACATCGCGGCCCGGGTCCGCACCACCGACCGGCCCTGGCGGCCGTGCCAGGTGGACGGTGCGGCCTCGCCGTTCGCGCCCGCCGGGCCGACGCCCGAGGCGGCGGTCTTCTCGGTGCTGGAGATGCCCGCCGGCAGTGACGACCCGGCGGACGGGGTGCTGGCCGGCGCCGCGTCGCTCTGGGGGATCGACCAGTACAACCGCGGTGCCCACCTGGGCATCTCGATCCTGCCGAGCCGGCGCGGGCGCGGCCTCGGCACCGATGTGGTGCGGGTGCTCTGCGAGTTCGGCTTCACGGTGGAGGGCCTGCGGCGGCTCCAGATGGAGACCCTGGAGGACAACACGGCGATGATCACCGCCGCCACCCGCGCGGGCTTCACCGTCGAGGGCCGGCTGCGCCGATCCGCCTGGGTGTACGGGGAGTTCCGGGACGAGGTGCTGCTCGGGCTGCTCGTCGAGGAGTGGAAGGGCGGTGCGGCTACCCGGGCGTAG
- a CDS encoding sensor histidine kinase — MANGVAVLVTAGVLIGLLLARSGGRRAAVAAATAGTASAALTGYGWWARPFGEADRLAGLAGMVELLALLGLVTIAARAERPGPAALAGAAAAFWPLRFVHQPGSWQNLELLGFGTGAAALAAVVGRYLAGLDQRRHREVAATRRDQRLELAHDLHDFVAHDVSGMVALAQAGAIVAQASPEQAAAVFARIEQAGRQALASLDRTVTLLRTEQPGPARGPQPGLADLRELTDRFTAAGPATAQLRLPAGPVDREAGATAYRIVAEALTNVRRHAPTARRVAVALEPVAAGLAVRVTDDGRAAAGRPGPRPGGGSGLAALAARVEALGGSFTAGRTAQGWQVSAVLPHGGAR, encoded by the coding sequence ATGGCGAACGGGGTGGCGGTCCTGGTGACCGCGGGGGTGCTGATCGGCCTGCTGCTGGCCCGATCGGGCGGACGGCGGGCGGCGGTGGCGGCGGCCACGGCCGGGACGGCCAGCGCGGCGCTGACCGGGTACGGCTGGTGGGCCCGCCCGTTCGGCGAGGCCGACCGGCTGGCAGGGCTGGCCGGAATGGTCGAACTGCTCGCGCTGCTGGGCCTGGTAACGATCGCCGCGCGGGCCGAGCGGCCGGGGCCGGCCGCGCTCGCCGGCGCGGCCGCCGCGTTCTGGCCGCTGCGCTTCGTGCACCAGCCGGGCTCCTGGCAGAACCTGGAGCTGCTCGGCTTCGGCACCGGCGCGGCCGCCCTGGCCGCCGTGGTCGGCCGCTACCTGGCCGGCCTGGACCAGCGCCGGCACCGCGAGGTGGCCGCCACCCGGCGCGACCAGCGCCTCGAACTCGCCCACGACCTGCACGACTTCGTGGCGCACGACGTGAGCGGCATGGTCGCCCTGGCGCAGGCCGGCGCGATCGTCGCCCAGGCCTCCCCCGAGCAGGCCGCCGCCGTGTTCGCCCGGATCGAGCAGGCCGGCCGGCAGGCCCTCGCCTCGCTGGACCGCACGGTCACCCTGCTGCGCACCGAGCAGCCCGGGCCGGCCCGCGGCCCGCAGCCGGGCCTGGCCGACCTGCGGGAGCTGACCGACCGGTTCACCGCCGCCGGCCCGGCCACCGCCCAACTGCGGCTGCCCGCCGGACCGGTGGACCGGGAGGCCGGCGCCACGGCCTACCGGATCGTCGCCGAGGCGCTCACCAACGTGCGGCGGCACGCCCCGACCGCGCGCCGGGTCGCGGTCGCCCTGGAGCCGGTCGCGGCCGGCCTGGCGGTCCGGGTGACGGACGACGGGCGGGCGGCGGCCGGGCGGCCGGGCCCGCGCCCCGGCGGCGGGAGCGGCCTGGCCGCGCTCGCCGCGCGGGTCGAGGCGCTCGGCGGCAGCTTCACCGCCGGGCGCACCGCGCAGGGCTGGCAGGTCTCGGCGGTGCTGCCGCACGGGGGTGCCCGGTGA
- a CDS encoding response regulator has protein sequence MTIRVLLADDHEDIRTAFRIILDAQPDITVVAEAADGRSAVDQARALRPDVVLADIRMPRLDGLEVTRLLAGPEVADPLRVVVVTTFDLDEYVLTALRAGATGFLLKRSGPALLAEAVRAAVAGDALLSPQVTVRLLSRLTAPAAPTATAPGSAPITAPSTALSPRETEIAALVAAGATNAEIAARLFIAPGTVKNHLAAIQRKLGVRNRVGIASWSWEHGNPLDRRPSG, from the coding sequence GTGACCATCCGGGTGCTGCTCGCCGACGACCACGAGGACATCCGCACCGCGTTCCGGATCATCCTGGACGCCCAGCCCGACATCACCGTGGTGGCCGAGGCCGCCGACGGCCGCAGCGCGGTCGACCAGGCCCGCGCGCTGCGCCCCGACGTGGTGCTCGCCGACATCCGGATGCCCCGGCTGGACGGCCTGGAGGTGACCCGCCTGCTCGCCGGCCCGGAGGTGGCCGACCCGCTGCGGGTGGTCGTGGTGACCACTTTCGACCTGGACGAGTACGTCCTCACCGCGCTGCGGGCCGGCGCGACCGGCTTCCTGCTCAAGCGCTCCGGCCCCGCGCTGCTGGCCGAGGCGGTTCGCGCCGCCGTCGCCGGTGACGCCCTGCTCAGTCCGCAGGTCACCGTCCGCCTGCTCAGCCGCCTGACCGCCCCCGCCGCCCCGACCGCCACCGCGCCCGGCAGCGCACCCATCACCGCGCCCAGCACCGCGCTCAGCCCGCGCGAGACCGAGATCGCCGCCCTGGTGGCAGCCGGCGCCACCAACGCCGAGATCGCCGCCCGACTCTTCATCGCCCCCGGCACGGTGAAGAACCACCTGGCCGCCATCCAGCGCAAACTGGGCGTCCGCAACCGGGTCGGCATCGCCTCCTGGTCCTGGGAGCACGGCAATCCCCTGGACCGGCGCCCGTCCGGCTGA
- a CDS encoding GNAT family N-acetyltransferase → MDFRLVGPVLEGELVRLEPLEHRHAADLAEAVAGPRESYGFTWVPTPEQVPGYVDAQLARHRDGRLAPYAQVDLATGRAVGATAFWDPRLSDTGELFAIEVGFSWLVPAAQGTGLNTEAKFLLFRHAFEQWRVSRLDLKTDARNARSRAAIQAVGATFEGVLRNWSRSWAPGEDGRLRDSAIYSITAEEWPLARTHLTERLDRIHARRAA, encoded by the coding sequence ATGGACTTCCGACTGGTAGGACCGGTCCTCGAAGGCGAGTTGGTGCGGCTGGAGCCGCTGGAGCACCGGCACGCCGCCGATCTCGCCGAGGCGGTGGCGGGCCCCCGGGAGAGCTACGGGTTCACCTGGGTGCCCACCCCCGAGCAGGTGCCCGGCTACGTCGACGCCCAGCTGGCGCGCCACCGGGACGGCAGGCTCGCGCCGTACGCGCAGGTGGACCTCGCCACCGGGCGGGCCGTCGGGGCGACCGCCTTCTGGGACCCCCGACTCTCCGACACCGGTGAACTCTTCGCCATCGAGGTGGGGTTCAGCTGGCTCGTGCCCGCCGCCCAGGGCACCGGGCTGAACACCGAGGCGAAGTTCCTGCTCTTCCGGCACGCCTTCGAGCAGTGGCGGGTCAGCCGGCTGGACCTGAAGACCGACGCGCGCAACGCCCGCTCCCGGGCGGCGATCCAGGCGGTGGGCGCGACCTTCGAGGGGGTGCTGCGGAACTGGTCGCGCTCCTGGGCGCCCGGCGAGGACGGGCGGCTGCGGGACTCGGCGATCTACTCGATCACCGCCGAGGAGTGGCCACTGGCCCGGACCCACCTGACCGAGCGGCTGGACCGGATCCACGCCCGCCGTGCCGCCTGA
- a CDS encoding cytochrome P450 — protein sequence MPTTYTAATAPGALPLLGHAVAFARRPLEFFAALPAHGDLVRIRLGPRDAHVVCHPDLVHQVLTQDRVFDKGGPFFDKLREVIGDGLASCPAHEHRRQRRMLQPAFHRDRLPGYAALMAEEIAAATADWRPAAEVDVPATMYRITTAATLRCLFSAHDQAGSLAVHESMELITKGVATRVLLPVPGLDRLPTPGNLRFRRAQQDLRRMTQRVITDYRARAGDRDDLFSMLLAARDEDGRGLTDDEIHDQAVTFLLGGMETTAALLAWAWYLIATHPAVRAELHAELDRVLGGRPAAYADLPELPVTGRIVDETLRLYPPGWMFTRSTTAATELGGHRLPAGAIVVYSPLVLHRDAGLFPRPLEFDPGRWTAKDRRGNDTSFIPFAAGARRCIGDGFAVTEATLVLASVAARWQLDPLPGQRIRPALNASLTPRAYTARLSRRVPSDQSSTITAPNR from the coding sequence GTGCCGACCACCTACACCGCCGCCACCGCCCCGGGTGCGCTCCCGCTGCTGGGGCACGCGGTGGCGTTCGCCCGCCGCCCGCTGGAGTTCTTCGCCGCCCTGCCCGCGCACGGCGACCTGGTGCGCATCCGGCTCGGCCCGCGCGACGCCCACGTGGTCTGCCACCCGGACCTGGTGCACCAAGTTCTCACCCAGGACCGGGTGTTCGACAAGGGCGGCCCGTTCTTCGACAAGCTGCGCGAGGTGATCGGCGACGGCCTGGCCAGCTGTCCGGCGCACGAGCACCGGCGCCAGCGGCGGATGCTGCAACCCGCCTTCCACCGCGACCGGCTGCCCGGCTACGCGGCGCTGATGGCCGAGGAGATCGCCGCCGCCACCGCCGACTGGCGGCCGGCCGCCGAGGTGGACGTGCCGGCCACCATGTACCGGATCACCACGGCGGCCACCCTGCGCTGCCTCTTCTCCGCGCACGACCAGGCGGGTTCGCTGGCCGTGCACGAGAGCATGGAGCTGATCACCAAGGGCGTGGCGACCCGGGTGCTGCTGCCGGTGCCCGGGCTCGACCGGCTCCCCACCCCGGGCAACCTGCGGTTCCGCCGGGCCCAGCAGGACCTGCGGCGGATGACGCAGCGGGTGATCACCGACTACCGGGCCCGGGCCGGCGACCGGGACGACCTGTTCTCGATGCTGCTGGCCGCCCGGGACGAGGACGGCCGCGGCCTGACCGACGACGAGATCCACGACCAGGCGGTCACCTTCCTGCTCGGCGGCATGGAGACCACCGCCGCGCTGCTCGCCTGGGCCTGGTACCTGATCGCCACCCACCCGGCCGTCCGCGCGGAGCTGCACGCCGAGCTGGACCGGGTGCTCGGCGGCCGGCCCGCCGCCTACGCCGACCTGCCCGAGCTGCCGGTCACCGGCCGGATCGTCGACGAGACGCTGCGGCTCTACCCGCCGGGCTGGATGTTCACCCGCTCCACCACCGCCGCGACCGAGCTGGGCGGCCACCGGCTGCCGGCCGGCGCGATCGTCGTCTACAGCCCCCTGGTGCTGCACCGCGACGCCGGGCTCTTCCCCCGGCCGCTGGAGTTCGACCCGGGCCGGTGGACGGCGAAGGACCGCCGCGGCAACGACACCTCCTTCATCCCGTTCGCGGCGGGCGCCCGCCGGTGCATCGGGGACGGGTTCGCCGTGACCGAGGCCACTCTGGTGCTGGCGAGCGTCGCCGCCCGCTGGCAGCTCGACCCGCTGCCCGGTCAGCGGATCCGCCCCGCGCTCAACGCCTCGCTCACCCCCCGCGCCTACACCGCCCGGCTCTCCCGGCGCGTCCCGAGCGATCAGAGCTCCACGATCACCGCGCCGAACCGCTGA
- a CDS encoding MDR family NADP-dependent oxidoreductase, with protein sequence MTARPMANREIRLAARPAGLPGPEHFALVEAPVPDPGPGQVLVRNRWFRLSASLRMMISEGATEVEGVPLPALGPGDVLGGEALGEVLAAPAGSGLRAGQLVRHPLGWREYAAVPVAACLPVGDELPDPVAQLGHGATAYAALTRGLALRRDDTVLVTAASGAIGSMAGQLARLLGAGRVVGTTGSAAKAARLVAEFGFDAAVVRGAAEPLAEQLARAAPAGFDAVLDAAGGEQLAAAVATARTGARIALIGALAGQLAPGGAGRSAPVTLDSFQLLVKKLTLRGYSADDDPDVAAEWPAVFGRWLRDGRIRFPHQRVAGLERAPQALVELMAGQRFGAVIVEL encoded by the coding sequence ATGACCGCCCGCCCGATGGCCAACCGCGAGATCCGCCTCGCCGCCCGCCCCGCCGGCCTGCCAGGGCCCGAGCACTTCGCCCTGGTCGAGGCGCCCGTACCCGACCCCGGCCCCGGCCAGGTGCTGGTCCGCAACCGCTGGTTCCGGCTCTCCGCCTCGCTGCGGATGATGATCAGCGAGGGCGCCACCGAGGTCGAGGGCGTGCCGCTGCCCGCACTTGGCCCGGGCGACGTGCTGGGCGGCGAGGCGCTCGGCGAGGTGCTGGCCGCGCCCGCGGGAAGCGGGCTGCGCGCCGGACAGCTGGTCCGCCACCCGCTGGGCTGGCGCGAGTACGCGGCGGTGCCGGTGGCCGCCTGCCTCCCGGTCGGTGACGAGCTGCCCGACCCGGTCGCCCAGCTCGGCCACGGCGCCACCGCCTACGCGGCACTGACCCGGGGCCTGGCGCTGCGCCGGGACGACACCGTGCTGGTCACCGCGGCGAGCGGGGCGATCGGCTCGATGGCCGGTCAGCTCGCCCGGCTGCTCGGCGCCGGCCGGGTGGTCGGCACCACGGGTTCGGCGGCCAAGGCGGCGCGGCTGGTCGCCGAGTTCGGCTTCGACGCCGCCGTGGTCCGGGGCGCGGCCGAGCCGCTGGCCGAGCAGCTCGCGAGGGCCGCCCCGGCCGGCTTCGACGCGGTGCTCGACGCGGCGGGCGGCGAGCAGCTGGCCGCCGCCGTCGCCACCGCCCGGACCGGCGCGCGGATCGCGCTGATCGGCGCGCTCGCCGGACAGCTGGCCCCGGGCGGCGCGGGGCGGTCGGCGCCGGTGACTCTCGACTCCTTCCAACTGCTGGTCAAGAAGCTGACCCTGCGCGGCTACAGCGCGGACGACGACCCGGATGTGGCGGCCGAGTGGCCCGCCGTCTTCGGCCGCTGGCTGCGGGACGGCCGGATCCGGTTCCCGCACCAGCGGGTGGCGGGGCTGGAGCGGGCCCCGCAGGCGCTGGTCGAGCTGATGGCCGGTCAGCGGTTCGGCGCGGTGATCGTGGAGCTCTGA